A window of the Miscanthus floridulus cultivar M001 chromosome 14, ASM1932011v1, whole genome shotgun sequence genome harbors these coding sequences:
- the LOC136505178 gene encoding regulatory-associated protein of TOR 1 isoform X3, whose translation MALGDLMASRLVHSSSSSPSPSPSRSTAAAPAPPLPNHHHHHQNHNHAGDGLLAANGPEPRNGLEADADVEKPAPPAYLPQVVVLCEQRHEPDGIDEAAAAAAGPSTSGLVSKWRPKDRMKTGCVALVVCLNISVDPPDVIKISPCARMECWIDPFSMAPPKALDTIGKTLHSQYERWQPKARYKLKLDPTVEEVKNLCNTCRKYARSERVLFHYNGHGVPKPTSNGEIWVFNKSYTQYIPLPITDLESWLKTPSIYVFDCSVAGIIVKAFLERLDWSSSSSASAQKDCILLAACEAHQSLPQSAEFPADLFTACLTTPIKMALHWFCKRSLLRDSLDLSLIDQIPGRQNDRKTLLGELNWIFTAITDTIAWNVLPHDLFQRLFRQDLLVASLFRNFLLAERIMRSASCTPVSYPLLPPTHQHHMWDAWDMAAEICLSKLPELIADPNAEFQPSPFFTEQLTAFEVWLDHGSEDKKPPEQLPIVLQVLLSQSHRFRALVLLGRFLDMGPWAVDLALSVGIFPYVLKLLQTSAMELRQILVFIWTKILSLDKSCQVDLVKDGGHAYFVRFLDSLDAYPEQRAMAAFVLAVIVDGHRTGQEACMNAGLIDVCLRHLQPENPHDSHTEPLLLQWLCLCLGKLWEDFPDVQLLSLQTNTPEFVICLLSEPQPEVRAAAVFALGTLLDTTSNGADDDSDDDEKVKAEINVVRSLLQISSDASPLVRSEVAIALTRFALGHNKHLKSVVAEYWKPQSNSLLKSLPSLANISNPSNVYSPNNILQGSIGPVLRVGSDSSAAGRDGRISTSSPIATSSIMHGSPQSDDSSQHSDSGILLRENASNGGLGYTRSRPVDNVIYSQFISTMCSFAKDPYPRIATIGRRALSLIGVEQVVMKNTRFNSGGAHRGETSASNFGMARSSSWLDTNSGSNLIKFRTPPVSPPQHDYLPGLRRVCSMEFGQHPINSPDGLADPLLSSAAAPSNAELSILPQSTIYNWSCGHFSRPLLTGSDDNEESNARREERERVALDYIAKCQRSSCKMTSQIASWDTRFELGTKTALLLPFSPIVVAADENEQIRVWNYDDALPVNSYQNHNWSDRGLSKLLLINELDESLLLAASSDGNVRVWKNFAQKGGQKLVTAFSSVQGHRAAGHSIVIDWQQQSGYLYASGDMSSILVWDLDKEQLLSTIQSSGDSAISSLSASQVCSGHFAAGFADGSVRIYDVRSPDRVVYMARPHAPRTEKVVGIGFQPGFDPYKIVSASQAGDIQFLDVRRAAEPYLTIEAHRGSLTALAVHRHAPVVASGSAKQMIKVFSLEGEQLTIIRYQPSFMGQRIGSVNCLSFHPYKSLLAAGTGDNGLVSIYAEENYK comes from the exons ATGGCATTGGGAGATCTCATGGCGTCCAGGCTCGTccactcctcctcgtcctcgccgtcgccgtcgccgtcgcggtcGACGGCCGCGGCCccggcgccgccgctgcccaatcaccatcaccaccaccagaaCCACAACCATGCTGGGGATGGCCTCCTGGCCGCCAACGGGCCGGAGCCCAGGAACGGGCTGGAGGCTGATGCCGATGTGGAGAAGCCGGCGCCCCCGGCGTACCTGCCCCAGGTGGTCGTGCTGTGCGAGCAGCGCCACGAGCCCGACGGGATCGACGAGGCTGCGGCCGCCGCCGCAGGGCCCTCCACCAGCGGCCTCGTTTCCAAGTGGCGCCCCAAGGACCGG ATGAAGACGGGATGTGTTGCACTTGTAGTATGTTTAAACATAAGTGTGGATCCACCTGATGTAATTAAAATTTCCCCTTGTGCAAGAATGGAGTGCTGGATAG ATCCTTTTTCTATGGCACCTCCTAAAGCCCTTGATACTATTGGAAAAACGTTGCATTCACAGTATGAGCGCTGGCAACCTAAG GCTCGATACAAGCTTAAGCTGGACCCAACAGTGGAGGAAGTTAAGAATCTTTGCAATACTTGCCGCAAATATGCCAGATCAGAGAGAGTCCTTTTCCATTATAATGGCCATGGCGTACCAAAGCCTACATCTAATGGTGAGATTTGGGTGTTTAACAAG AGTTACACACAGTATATTCCACTTCCAATTACTGATCTTGAGTCATGGCTAAAGACACCTTCCATTTATGTTTTTGATTGCTCAGTGGCTGGAATTATTGTGAAAGCTTTTCTAGAG CGCCTAGACTGGAGTTCTAGCTCCTCTGCATCTGCACAGAAGGACTGCATTCTTCTTGCTGCCTGTGAGGCACATCAAAGTCTTCCTCAGAGTGCAGAATTTCCTGCTGATTTGTTTACGGCTTGCCTCACAACACCCATCAAAATGGCTTTGCACtg GTTTTGTAAGCGATCATTACTCCGTGATTCTCTGGATCTTTCTCTTATTGACCAAATTCCTGGAAGGCAAAATGACCGTAAAACTCTTCTTGGGGAGCTCAATTGGATTTTTACTGCTATAACAGATACAATTGCATGGAATGTTCTTCCTCATG ATCTGTTCCAAAGGCTTTTCAGGCAAGATCTTCTTGTTGCTAGTCTCTTTCGTAACTTCTTGCTTGCTGAGAGAATCATGCGATCAGCAAGTTGTACTCCAGTTTCTTATCCGTTGTTACCCCCAACACATCAACACCATATGTG GGATGCATGGGACATGGCTGCTGAGATTTGCCTTTCCAAGCTTCCTGAGTTAATTGCTGATCCAAATGCGGAGTTTCAG CCAAGTCCGTTTTTTACGGAACAGCTGACGGCTTTCGAAGTGTGGCTTGATCATGGCTCCGAGGACAAGAAACCTCCTGAACAGTTACCCATAGTTCTTCAG GTCCTGCTTAGTCAATCACACAGATTTAGAGCGCTTGTTCTGCTCGGAAGATTTCTTGACATGGGGCCATGGGCTGTTGATTTG GCCCTGTCTGTCGGAATATTTCCTTATGTACTCAAACTGCTTCAAACAAGTGCAATGGAGTTGCGTCAAATTCTTGTGTTTATATGGACAAAAATTCTCTCTCTTGATAAG TCGTGCCAGGTTGACTTGGTTAAAGATGGAGGACATGcatattttgttaggtttcttgACAGTTTGGATGCTTACCCAGAACAGCGTGCAATGGCTGCTTTTGTTTTAGCAGTCATTGTGGATGGGCATAGGACGGGTCAAGAGGCTTGTATGAATGCAGGCCTAATAGATGTTTGCCTGCGACACCTGCAACCTGAGAATCCTCATGATTCACATACAGAACCTTTACTTTTACAGTGGCTTTGCTTATGCCTTGGAAAACTCTGGGAAGATTTCCCTGATGTTCAGCTACTTAGTTTGCAAACAAATACACCTGAATTTGTAATATGTTTACTCTCGGAGCCTCAACCTGAG GTCAGAGCTGCTGCTGTTTTTGCACTTGGGACTCTCCTGGATACTACATCAAATGGTGCTGatgatgattctgatgatgatgaaaaggtgAAAGCTGAAATAAATGTAGTTAGAAGCCTTCTGCAGATATCTTCAGATGCTAGTCCCCTTGTTCGATCTGAGGTTGCTATAG CTCTTACTCGCTTTGCGTTGGGTCACAACAAACATCTCAAATCTGTTGTGGCTGAGTATTGGAAACCTCAATCCAATTCATTGCTGAAGTCACTACCATCATTGGCAAATATAAGTAATCCAAGCAATGTTTACAGTCCCAACAATATTCTACAAGGCAGCATTGGTCCTGTGCTGAGGGTTGGCAGTGATAGCAGTGCCGCTGGTCGTGATGGAAGAATTTCTACAAGTAGCCCAATTGCAACAAGTAGCATCATGCATGGCTCTCCCCAGTCAGATGATTCTTCCCAACACTCTGATTCTGGCATATTACTGAGAGAGAATGCTAGTAATGGTGGTCTCGGCTACACTAGGTCGAGGCCTGTTGATAATGTCATTTATTCTCAATTTATATCAACTATGTGTTCTTTTGCTAAAGATCCTTACCCAAGAATTGCAACTATTGGTCGGAGAGCACTGTCCCTTATAGGTGTTGAACAAGTAGTCATGAAAAATACTAGATTTAACAGTGGAGGTGCACATCGGGGAGAGACATCTGCTTCAAACTTTGGAATGGCACGCTCTTCGTCCTGGCTTGATACGAATTCTG GAAGCAACTTGATAAAATTTAGGACCCCTCCTGTTAGCCCCCCTCAGCATGATTATCTTCCAGGATTACGCCGAGTGTGTTCTATGGAGTTTGGACAACATCCTATAAATTCACCTGATGGCTTAGCTGATCCCCTTTTAAGCTCCGCTGCAGCTCCCAGTAATGCTGAACTAAGTATACTTCCCCAATCAACAATTTACAACTGGAGTTGTGGTCACTTCTCTAGGCCTCTTTTAACTGGCTCTGATGATAATGAAGAATCAAATGCCAGAAGGGAAGAGAGAGAACGAGTTGCACTAGATTATATTGCTAAGTGCCAGCGCTCCT CTTGCAAGATGACAAGCCAAATTGCTAGTTGGGATACGAGATTTGAGTTGGGAACAAAAACAGCTTTATTGTTGCCATTTTCTCCAATCGTTGTTGCAGCTGATGAAAATGAGCAAATAAG AGTGTGGAACTACGACGATGCGCTGCCAGTGAACTCTTATCAAAACCATAATTGGTCAGACAGAGGGCTATCCAAACTTTTGTTGATCAATGAGCTTGATGAGAGCTTGCTTTTAGCTGCCTCAA GTGATGGAAATGTACGTGTATGGAAAAATTTTGCTCAAAAGGGAGGACAGAAACTTGTAACGGCTTTCTCATCAGTTCAGGGACATCGAGCTGCTGGTCACAGTATTGTGATTGACTGGCAGCAGCAATCTGGTTATCTT TATGCATCTGGTGACATGTCTTCCATCTTGGTATGGGATCTTGACAAGGAACAACTTCTCAGCACTATTCAGTCATCTGGTGATAGTGCCATTTCTTCACTG TCTGCATCTCAGGTCTGCTCTGGGCATTTTGCTGCTGGTTTTGCTGATGGTTCTGTCAGAATATATGACGTTCGCTCTCCTGATAG GGTTGTCTATATGGCCAGGCCACATGCACCAAGAACAGAAAAGGTTGTAGGCATAGGGTTTCAACCTGGATTTGATCCATACAAG attgtaagtgcatctCAAGCTGGAGACATTCAGTTTCTCGATGTTAGAAGGGCAGCAGAACCCTACCTGACTATTGAGGCACACAGGGGTTCACTTACAGCATTAGCGGTTCATCGGCATGCCCCAGTTGTTGCTAGTGGCTCAGCCAAGCAGATGATTAAAGTGTTTAGTCTTGAAGGAGAGCAGTTGACAATAATTCGCTACCAGCCATCTTTTATGGGCCAAAGAATAGGCAGTGTAAACTGCCTTTCTTTTCACCCATACAAATCACTCCTAGCTGCTGGCACTGGTGATAACGGCCTTGTCTCTATCTACGCTGAGGAAAA